The Bacteroidota bacterium genome includes the window CATTCATCATTGGTATCTACCATTTTTTCTAATTCTTTGTTTGATAGAATTTTTGGTGGTACATAGCCATGCACCGCAGTAATGGCAGCAGTTAATTTTTTTGTCATCTAAGTTAATTTTTTATAAATAAAAACACCCCTTTTCAGGGGCGATTTTAAAAAATATTGAATACTATTGAATTGGAACTAAGTTTTTAAATTGTTCACGTATTATTTGACATAAATCGGATTTGACAACATCGCGTGCTGAAAAAATCATATTTTTAAAGGCTTTGGCATTTGAAATACCATGGCCAATAATAACAGGAGCATTTACACCTAAGATGGGTGTTCCTCCATAATTTTCATAATTAAATCTATCAAGATAGTCATCTTTTACACCACGTTTTTTCATGGCGTAGTAAAACGACTCATAAGCTTTTAATACAACGTTACCTGTAAATCCTTCACATACTATTACATCGCATTTGTCGGTTAAAAAATCTCTGCCTTCTACGTTTCCTACAAAATGAAACGCATTTGACTCTTCCATTAACTGGTGAGCAGCAGTAGTAACTAAGTTACCTTTCTCTTTTTCTTCGCCAATGCTAAGTAAACCAATTCTCGGATCGTCAATACCATGTACATGTTTCATCATCAAACTGCCTAAAACAGCAAATTGATATAACACATCCGGTTTGCAATCAGCATTAGCTCCTACGTCAAGTATTAACCCAAATTTGCCATTGGGGCGGGGAACGGTAGCTGTAATGGTTGGTCTGATAACGCCTTCAATTGGTTTAACTGAAAACATAGAACCAACCAGCATAGCACCAGTATTTCCGGCACTTACAAATGCATCAATTTGTTTTGTAGCTAAAAGTTTGAAACCTATAGATATACTTGAATCTTTTTTCTGAGAAATGGCTTTTGTAGGGTGTTCACCCATACCAATTACTTCAGTTGTATGTACAAATTCAAAACGGCTATCGTCTACACCTGCCGAGTTTAAAAAACTCTCTGCTTGTTCTTTATCGCCAATAAGTATAATGCTATCGTTTGCACCAAGTTCATTTAATGCTTGAATGGCGCCTGCAATAGCTTCTTTGGGCGCAAAGTCGCCACCCATTACGTCAAAACCAATTTTCATTTGCTTGTTATTTGGGATT containing:
- the plsX gene encoding phosphate acyltransferase PlsX; the encoded protein is MKIGFDVMGGDFAPKEAIAGAIQALNELGANDSIILIGDKEQAESFLNSAGVDDSRFEFVHTTEVIGMGEHPTKAISQKKDSSISIGFKLLATKQIDAFVSAGNTGAMLVGSMFSVKPIEGVIRPTITATVPRPNGKFGLILDVGANADCKPDVLYQFAVLGSLMMKHVHGIDDPRIGLLSIGEEKEKGNLVTTAAHQLMEESNAFHFVGNVEGRDFLTDKCDVIVCEGFTGNVVLKAYESFYYAMKKRGVKDDYLDRFNYENYGGTPILGVNAPVIIGHGISNAKAFKNMIFSARDVVKSDLCQIIREQFKNLVPIQ